The following are encoded in a window of Candidatus Eisenbacteria bacterium genomic DNA:
- a CDS encoding SAM-dependent chlorinase/fluorinase, producing MKHEPSRVVTLATDFGTKDSYVGTMKGVIHSICKGAVIVDLTHQIGHQDLMEASFVLESSYRFFPPGTVHMVVVDPGVGTKRRAIVVDVPDCLFVGPDNGVFSRIYSAHAELEVREIARSEFKLLRTSDTFHGRDVFAPVAAHLANGVRPADLGPIVRDPVRCEPRRPAVWQDQISGEVIYIDSFGNLVTNITREVFDAVTAGRTFRVTTNGKAIESISRSYEDVPRGKALAIFGSMQLLEIAIHGGRADRQMGAGKGDLVQVLAGQGLPD from the coding sequence ATGAAGCACGAGCCGAGCCGCGTCGTCACGCTTGCTACGGATTTTGGGACGAAGGACAGCTATGTCGGGACGATGAAGGGCGTCATCCACTCGATCTGCAAGGGCGCCGTGATCGTCGATCTCACGCATCAGATCGGCCATCAGGACCTGATGGAGGCCTCGTTCGTCCTGGAGAGCAGCTATCGGTTCTTTCCGCCGGGGACGGTGCACATGGTCGTCGTGGACCCCGGAGTAGGAACGAAGCGACGGGCCATCGTCGTCGACGTCCCCGATTGTCTTTTCGTCGGCCCGGACAACGGCGTCTTCTCGCGCATCTACTCGGCGCATGCAGAGCTCGAGGTCCGAGAGATCGCGCGGAGCGAGTTCAAGCTCCTGAGGACGAGCGACACCTTCCACGGCCGGGACGTCTTCGCTCCGGTCGCAGCCCATCTGGCGAACGGCGTCCGGCCCGCCGATCTGGGACCGATCGTCCGCGACCCGGTTCGATGCGAGCCGCGGCGCCCCGCGGTCTGGCAGGATCAGATCAGCGGAGAAGTGATCTACATCGACAGCTTCGGCAATCTCGTGACCAACATCACACGCGAGGTCTTCGACGCTGTGACCGCGGGCAGGACGTTCCGCGTCACCACGAACGGAAAGGCCATCGAGTCGATCTCGCGGTCGTATGAGGATGTTCCCAGGGGGAAGGCCCTGGCGATTTTCGGAAGCATGCAGCTGCTCGAGATCGCGATCCACGGCGGGCGCGCGGACCGGCAGATGGGCGCCGGCAAGGGGGATCTGGTCCAGGTGCTGGCCGGGCAGGGGCTTCCGGACTGA
- a CDS encoding divalent-cation tolerance protein CutA yields the protein MGLSPQDQDEAVVILTTVGTDADARAIADGLLDLRLAACVSLVPGARSLYRWKGEKFDEAELILLVKTRRALAERVRDVIDRLHPYEVPEFLVLPVLSGSTPYLQWLYESTGIDREVES from the coding sequence ATGGGCCTCTCCCCGCAGGATCAGGACGAGGCGGTCGTCATACTCACCACCGTGGGGACGGACGCTGACGCGCGGGCGATCGCAGATGGCTTGCTCGATCTCCGCCTTGCCGCCTGCGTGAGCCTCGTTCCCGGCGCGCGCTCCCTCTATCGGTGGAAGGGAGAGAAGTTCGACGAGGCCGAGCTGATCCTGCTCGTCAAGACCCGCCGGGCTCTGGCTGAGCGCGTGCGGGACGTCATCGACCGCCTGCATCCCTACGAGGTTCCCGAGTTCCTCGTTCTGCCTGTGCTCTCGGGATCGACACCCTATCTGCAGTGGCTCTACGAGAGCACGGGCATCGACAGGGAGGTGGAGTCATGA
- a CDS encoding DUF4340 domain-containing protein: MRGRPPTASQIVLALLLVVLVALLLRREDRTGSPTESAVLEGGAFDPSVVTEVLFQRRGERIRVVRESDGFWIVQPYRDRADDRFLAQSIKVAATMSPLRILPDTSSEPFGLHRPIARWSCLWPGGSYTILLGDSLPASGGRFARAGGDPRIRVVDPFLSMRYLAPPKDDIHAPEATSIEVGPLDSLEVVTREERIRIIRRRADRWEIVSPLLAEGSAVTIGRAVAALRSEKLQSILGPTGEVDLAAAGLDPPRATWTLHQGRLHQSVRIGHPTKDQRSVFVIPAGRDVVAMIDSESFRPWVDGLKLLREPLLLDVAYDSLQAVRIEGGSLSRLFHRLPAGDWAEIAGKETLAVRSEGFGRMARNTCQIRAIAFHSGPPPRTLPGEIAILLAGGGGGVDTLRLGHDGGETAVAVSRRQPTACGIPSEVYRLWLAWIRSPVRP; encoded by the coding sequence ATGCGCGGCCGCCCGCCCACCGCAAGCCAGATCGTCCTGGCTCTCCTGCTTGTCGTGCTCGTGGCCTTGCTTCTCAGGCGAGAGGATCGAACAGGATCCCCGACGGAGTCGGCCGTCCTCGAAGGGGGCGCCTTCGATCCCTCCGTCGTCACGGAAGTCCTCTTCCAGCGCCGAGGAGAGCGGATCAGGGTCGTGCGGGAGAGCGACGGATTCTGGATCGTCCAGCCCTATCGGGATCGGGCCGATGACAGGTTCCTCGCCCAGTCGATCAAGGTGGCCGCCACGATGTCGCCGCTGCGGATCCTTCCCGATACCTCCTCGGAGCCCTTTGGCTTGCATCGGCCCATTGCGCGGTGGAGCTGTCTCTGGCCCGGGGGGAGCTACACGATCCTGCTGGGCGACTCGCTCCCCGCGAGCGGAGGCAGATTCGCCCGGGCAGGGGGCGATCCCAGGATCAGAGTGGTCGACCCGTTCCTGTCGATGCGCTATCTCGCCCCGCCGAAGGACGACATTCACGCGCCGGAGGCGACGTCGATCGAGGTGGGACCGCTCGACAGCCTGGAAGTCGTCACGCGGGAGGAAAGGATCAGGATCATTCGGCGGCGGGCCGATCGGTGGGAGATCGTCTCCCCGCTCCTCGCCGAGGGATCAGCCGTCACGATCGGTCGCGCCGTCGCCGCGCTCCGATCGGAGAAGCTGCAGTCCATTCTTGGACCGACTGGCGAGGTCGATCTGGCCGCCGCCGGCCTCGATCCGCCCCGCGCCACCTGGACCCTTCACCAGGGCCGGCTGCATCAGAGTGTCCGGATCGGACACCCGACGAAGGACCAGCGGAGCGTCTTCGTGATCCCGGCCGGCCGTGACGTCGTGGCCATGATCGATAGCGAGTCCTTCCGTCCATGGGTCGATGGACTGAAGCTCCTCCGCGAGCCGCTCCTTCTCGACGTGGCGTACGACTCGTTGCAGGCGGTCCGCATCGAGGGTGGAAGCCTCTCCCGTCTGTTCCATCGCCTGCCCGCGGGGGACTGGGCGGAGATCGCGGGCAAAGAGACTCTCGCCGTGCGGTCGGAGGGTTTCGGGCGGATGGCTCGAAATACCTGTCAGATTCGGGCCATCGCCTTCCATTCAGGGCCGCCGCCCAGGACCCTCCCGGGGGAGATCGCCATCCTCCTGGCTGGCGGCGGGGGAGGGGTGGACACGCTGCGGCTCGGGCACGACGGCGGGGAGACGGCCGTCGCCGTGAGCCGGCGCCAACCGACCGCGTGCGGGATCCCCTCGGAGGTCTATCGGCTCTGGCTGGCCTGGATCCGGAGCCCGGTCAGGCCATAG